CAGCTGGAAGTTCTGGATGTTGGTCGGGTTCGGAGGCGGCTGCGGCAGGCGGGGGGCTAGGACCGTGGGCGTCAGCGTGGCGCGGATCCCGCCGGCGGCGGCCGAGGGCGCCCGGGGCAGGCTCTGGGTCGCGGCGCCCGCCGGACCCTTGGGCAGCCCGGTGGGGGTGCCGGGCGCGGGCGGCGGGAgtccggcggcggcggctgcgggCAGCGCCCCTTGCATAGTTGGCCCGAGGATCATGCCGGCCCCCGCGCCGGCCGCCAGGGTCTGCGGCGGCGGGGGCGCCGGCGGCACCGCCGTCTTGGGCGAGTCGGCCTTGGGCCCCTGCGCGGGCGCGGCGGCGGACCCGGGCTGACTGTTGGCGGCGGGCGCCGGCGCCGGGACCGGGGCGGACGCGGGCGCGGGGGCAGGGGCGGGCGCGGGAGCGGGCGCGGCGCTGCCCCCGTTCTGCGCGGCCGCCGGGGGTCCGGCCGGGTGGCCGGGCGGCCGGGCCAGGCtggcggcggcgggcggcggcggcggcggcggggcggcggcggcggcgggcgcggcGGGCGCGGGGGGCGAGGGGGCGCGGGGCGCGGGCGCGGCGGGGGCGCCGAGGAAGGGCGGCGTCTGGATGACAGTGGCGGCAGCGGGCTTGGGCTgcggcggcgcgggcgcgggccCGTTGTGGAGCAGGCTGACAGCAGGTGCGGCGGCGGCGCGGAGCGAGTTCCCCAGCGCGGCGCTCCCATTCAAAGTTTGCGCGGCGCCGGGGCCGCCGGGCGGGCCGGGACGGGCGGGCTTGGCGGCGGGCTCGGGCGCGGCCGCGGCCCCCGGAGCGCAGGCCCCGGGCcccggcgccgccgccgccgcgcccgcGCCGGCCTCGAGCGCGCTCAGCTTCGCGGCGGGCCCTGCGGGGACAGGCGGGGCGGCGCGGTGAGGACGCGGGCCCGGCCGGCGCCCGCCCGCGCTCAGGCCGCGCCGCGCTCTACCTGCGGGGGGCGGCTCCGGCGCCGCTGCGGGCGCGCCCTCGGCCGGCGCGGCTGCGGCTCCGACATGGTTCCCGAGCGCGCCGGCGGCCGCGGCCCGCGCCTCGGGCGCGCGGGGCgcgaggtggtggtggtgggccgCGCTGGCCGCCAGCTGCGACTCGAGCGAGCCCACCAGGTCGCTCACCACTTTCTCGTCCACCTCGCTGTTGAAGAAGACCTCGTCCAGCAGATCCGAGCCCGCCGCCATCTTTCCTCCTcagcccgccgccgccgccgctcgccGGCGCTGGGCGGGGAGGAGGTCCGCGCGgacgggcgggcgggcgggcgggcggccgGCGGGCGGGCGGGGGGCGGCGCGCGCCTGCGGGCGGGGGCGGCGGCCGGGCGGGGGGCGCGGGCGGCCGGCGGGGgggagggcggcggcggcgcggtgCGCAGGCGCGGCAGCGCGCCCGCCCCCGCCCGCCGCTCGGCGCCCCGCCATTGGTTGCCCGCGCCCCCCGCCCGGTCTCCCAGCGCGCCGCCATTGGCTGTGGCTTGCGCTTAAAAGGCGCGGCCAATGGCTGCGAGCGGCAGAGGCCGAGGCGCGGGCGGGCACTCGGGGTGTAGCGGGCGGTGGGCTCGCGGGGGCGCGGGGGTGCATGCGGCCGGGCGTGCGGTTGGGTGGGCCCGGGGCTGGCGAGCACGGCTGGCGGCGGGCGGGGGTCGTGACCGGAGCTCTGGTGGGTAGTGGCGGGGCTCGCCCTTTGTCTCGGCTTGCTCCAAAATGGCTGCGGTTGGAGCTGACGGTGCGCCGGTCGCGCGAGGCGGGAGGCAAGGAGGGCGCTGTACTCCCGGGACCCGAGGCGCCCTCGCCCCTCGGCGCTGCCACCCGCGAAGCCGGGGCCGGGCGGAAGGTGCGGGGAGCTGGGCGCGCTGAGCGGGCGCGGGTCTGCCGCCTGCCATTGGCGGGAGGCCTGGCTCCCCGGCCGGCCCGGGAAAGGCCTGTAGTGCCTCGCGGTGCAGCCGGGCCGCGGCTCCCGAGCGACCGGCGGCCGGCGCGCGGGCCCATAAATCACTGGGAGGCGGCAGCGCCGCGGGCCGCGCTGCGAGCGGGGCGTCCCCCGCGAGGCCCTTTTGTGCCCGGGTCTGCTCTTCGTCTCGTGGCGAAGGCAGTTCCCTAACGTAAGGCTCCGAGCACCCTCTCTGTAGGCATATGTCAGGTAAAGTTCTCTgtgcgacctttttttttttttttcaatcagagGATGGTGTTTGGGGACATTTCCCGGGGCTCCCTCTTCCGTGTTCGGGAAAGCCCCGAGAGGAGCCCCGGCGCGGCCGAGGCGCCGCCGCGAACGCGGAGCCCCGGCCGCCCTCTCCCGGCTGGGCCCGCGCAGCGCCTCCGGGGTGTGGGGCCCCTGCTCACAGTAACCCGACCCGGCGGCAGGAAGGCAGCGCCGGGCCGGGACCCCGGGCCTTCCCGCGGCTCCGCAGCGGAGCGCGGCCGCCCTCCGGCCTCTAAGCAGGCTCGGAAacgtgcagctgtgtgcgttgtCGCAGCCCTTACGTGTTGACAGCCACCACGGAACCTTAAAGCAGGCCCCGCAAGCGCGGCAGCAGGCTGCCCGCAGCCGGGTCGCGGAATCGCTAGTGGGAGGCAGGTGGGCGCGGCGGCCCAGGCCCTCCAAACACTGATGGAGTCGGGGCGGAAGTGCGAGCGGCCACGGGGCAGAGTGCTGGATGTAGACGAAAGCGAAACGCAGGGCCAAGGGGCTGCGGGTGGGTCCCCACGCACATCTGAGGTCTTCAGGAGGGCAGGGTCGCGTGCCATCTCGGTCGAGTCCCGCTGCCCCGCCGGCCCGGGACCCTCCAGCCCTGCGTAGTGGCCTCCTCCCGGCACCGGTGCTCACATCGCCCCCAGAGCCCTCCCAGGCCCCCTCCAGTCCAGCGCAGAGTGTGGGAGGGAAACAGTCTGCGCCCCAGCCCACCCCCGCTGTCCAGCTCCCTTTCCGGAGGGTCCTTGTACACCCCCGGGGAAGGTGAGGGCCACAGACAGCTTGGGCTGCGCTGCCGCAGCTGGTGCTCCGGAGCATTGCCCGCCTGGAGAGTGAGAAGCTAGgggccctcccctcctcccccttggGACTGGGGAGGCAGCCACCCTGGCTATTTTCTTTGAACAGCTCTGTGTACTTTTACTTATTGCCACCAGTAGTTGTGACTTTCACAGCTTGAAAGAGAAGTCCTACCtagcataaaaagaaaaagggggcGAGTGAAAATAAGCACCCTGTTTAAACGTTTGCCTTATGGGAGAATGGCAGAACCCAAAAACAGTATGTCCTGGCCACCTGCAGCACTAGCTGCGCAAGGCCGTGGGCAAAAGGCAGCTTACCAGGCCAGTCGGCATTTAAGTTTATTAAGCAGCATACTGTCTTTTCAATGAAACAGAGGAAGTGTGACACAGGGTCATTGATacagaataaacataaccaagagTCAATGATTTAAATGTTGCTCTGGCTTTGTGAAAAATATGCAGTGTTTGTTATATTACCTATGTTTTATTTGCCTGCCTTAAATACTGCATAacgaatctttttaaaaaagacatgtgaCTAGATGGCAGCCTGCGGCCCTGGCCAGTTCCCAGAGCCCTTTTCACCCGGGTGACTTCCCCACCCCGGCGGGCAGTGCTCAGGCCTGCAAACTGCTGCAAGGTGTGCCCGTGGTGAAGAATGAGCGCACATCCCAGGAACAAGCTCAGAACACAACTGACCTGTAAACACAGACGCTCGTTTCTTAGGGCCGTCATGTTATCACAAACAAGGACTTAAAACAATAGggatttattgtctcacagttcagAAGTCCAAAGTCAAAGTGTGGACAGAGTTGTGCTCCCTTTAGAGGCCCTAGGAGAGCGTCccagcctcttccagcttctggctgCCCCTGGCATctgtccagtctctgcctctgtagtcacatggcctcctcctcctccatgtgTCCCTCTGTGTCCTCTCAGGAAggcaccagtcattggattaggacccaccctaaATCCAAAATTTATTTCATCTCAGGATCCTTAACTAATTAAATatgcaaagatcctatttccaaataatgttACATGTTGAGGTTTtgggtggacatgaattttgggggtgaCACTTCAACCCAATACATCAGATGACCAGTTTGTCCACATAAGGAAAGAAGACCTTTCAGATAAGTCAGAGGGCACTCATCGGCCTGACCAGTCCCCTTGCCCCAGACTTGGGTCTGGAGTAGAGCTCAGTGGCCAAGGCAGTCTCCTTCCTCTTCAGCCTTGCCAAGAAAGTGCTGATGCTCAGATCTGGCCAGGAGACCACCAGTGGTAACCACACGGATGCATGGAGCCctcaggccaggccaggctgAGCCTGGGCTGCAGAGCTTGTGAAGGTTAAGTCAATAATAGCTCAAGGTCTCTCCTGGTGGGGACACAAACCCAAGACTTGGGCTATAAAGCCCACGTATACCAGTGCTGCCACAGCTAACCAACCCCTCCATCCGCACCACCTCTGGACACTAGGACACCATGGATTAGATACCTCCTCCTAAATTAGAATCAGAGCCAGGCCTGCTTTTTCTCCAAGACTGATGCAGAGCTCTTCGATGGGGGTGTCTGCAAACTCTCGAGTCACTCATTTACAAGTGTCTTGACTGACTACCACAAATGGCTAACTGTAGCGTTGCGGAAGGGTGTTTACTAGCTTAGCTCAGAGGGGAGCTTATTTCAAAGTTCAGGTGGGAACTTCCCTTTCTTGACACCACTTCAACCTTCCTGTGACATCTCCTTCAACCCCCAAAATGCAAGCAAGCAACCCTCACTATCAAATGGGACGAGCCACTGGCATCTTGAGTCCCCCTTAACTAGAAAGGTGTGATGCTGCCAGCCTCCATTTTCTAAGCACAATGTCCTTCCAGTGGTTCCTTAGAATTGCTTGTTGCTTTGGTTAAATCCTAATATAACTTGCCTCTCATTCAGCTCCAATGCTCAGTTTATAAAGCCCAAGCACAGATCTCTGAAAACCCACCTTCTTGAAAAACTTTAGCTTCACTGCAGGTGCCCTGGGAGATGCACCAACCATACATAGGTTTTGTCATAGGTAATGTTCATTTAGTAAGTACTAATGGTTTGGACAGGATATACGGAGTTAAGGCATTAGACTGACCACTAAATGTCAGGATATAAAAACTAAACTTAAAATGACACTATTTACTAAAGCATCAAAAAACCAAATGCTTCTATATAAAACTAACCAAAAGAGCTCAAGATCTATAGACAGAAAACTGTAAAACATGACTGAGATAaatcacagaaaaaataaatacaaggagtATACTAAGTTCAAGACTCAGGAGACTCAATATTGCAAAAATACCATTTCTCCCCAGCATGATTTACAGATGCAATGCAAAATGGATTTTAAGATCCCAGCAGGGTTTTTTTGCAGACACTGACAAGGTGGGCTTCCATTTCCAGTATGACAGCACACTCCTACTGAACTAACCCTCCCACAGACAGCACTGAACCCTGGACGAAACACATGACACGTACCTAGAGTCACCAGTGAGCACAGGAAGCACATGCTGGAGAGGAGTCCACACTTGGAGAAGAGAGCGCCTTGGTAAGCGGCCTGTTTTCACAGCACATAGCCTGAGAGCGGGCCGCAGGCCGAGGGTGATGCGGAGCATATAAAGCACCAACGTGACACCAGCAGTCCCAGCCtgaagaggtcagagacagatCTGGGGCGATGACCTCTGGGAAGTATAGGAGTATCCTGGAAAAGGAGCAGAGAAGGGGAGACCCAAATTCTGATTATAAACTGGGACTAAATCTTCAGGTGACACCGGAGCAGCGGGGCTATGAACAAAAGACTGAGATGAGGTCCAAGCTGCTGTCCAAGGGGCAGTGTTTGCAGTCTGAACTCGAGGCCAACACAAgtgcaaaaataatgaaatcagtgCCCTTTGAGTTAATATAGAAAACTCCAAAGTCAACACAAAATAATACAATGTCCAGGATACAATCCCAAATTAC
This sequence is a window from Manis pentadactyla isolate mManPen7 chromosome 5, mManPen7.hap1, whole genome shotgun sequence. Protein-coding genes within it:
- the LOC130684001 gene encoding basic salivary proline-rich protein 2-like, yielding MLRSTSCGSAAQAVCGPHLPRGCTRTLRKGSWTAGVGWGADCFPPTLCAGLEGAWEGSGGDVSTGAGRRPLRRAGGSRAGGAAGLDRDGTRPCPPEDLRCAWGPTRSPLALRFAFVYIQHSAPWPLALPPRLHQCLEGLGRRAHLPPTSDSATRLRAACCRACGACFKVPWWLSTRKGCDNAHSCTFPSLLRGRRAAALRCGAAGRPGVPARRCLPAAGSGYCEQGPHTPEALRGPSRERAAGAPRSRRRLGRAGAPLGAFPNTEEGAPGNVPKHHPLIEKKKKRSHRELYLTYAYREGARSLTLGNCLRHETKSRPGHKRASRGTPRSQRGPRRCRLPVIYGPARRPPVAREPRPGCTARHYRPFPGRPGSQASRQWQAADPRPLSAPSSPHLPPGPGFAGGSAEGRGRLGSREYSALLASRLARPAHRQLQPQPFWSKPRQRASPATTHQSSGHDPRPPPAVLASPGPTQPHARPHAPPRPREPTARYTPSARPRLGLCRSQPLAAPFKRKPQPMAARWETGRGARATNGGAPSGGRGRARAAPRPPAGRPPARPPVRADLLPAQRRRAAAAAG